A region from the Fusarium musae strain F31 chromosome 1, whole genome shotgun sequence genome encodes:
- a CDS encoding hypothetical protein (EggNog:ENOG41) translates to MSAHDLDSAHDGVTVQHPPASKETEPSTESPLQSIETPLKFQIPEDCRTFSPFPRLPPEIRAQIWQATLETPGMHFLKIDTDWHPSTGLGKWWLKEPMFLHATAEDHDEDVDSMALEVRREARPTAKVYGTLKPLYPTPQADISYYTNLHQQLTKLSVTCNEAAAVAKSLTNRPSTFRLNTGRIVSLNALSDVIYLEYVPPEVYEDSIRFNKVLNCSGLDQIRKVAVRYCHKWYEQQSPRRCPNCGLIHSTPDKVRYPKHLYRFLAQYLPNLEQFFFVDYLILRKSDLNAATDRHGFQSNLKAKAGTCRFEGGNRSYFEADTQDWTISSRVLQVKSWLQENFVKYAKSSSLSAHKNPEQVEFGVLACEWNVEPPSEPKKALATPIKKGRNKRANSEEHTLSRTIRRGSTPTVSRPVADSLPLDVAINFPFVFDAGGSNQFEFTFSMSL, encoded by the exons ATGAGTGCTCACGACCTTGATAGTGCTCACGATGGCGTCACCGTCCAACATCCCCCGGCATCAAAAGAGACAGAGCCTTCTACAGAGTCCCCTCTACAATCGATAGAGACTCCTCTCAAATTCCAGATACCTGAAGATTGCCGCACCTTCTCGCCTTTTCCTCGCCTGCCGCCAGAGATACGTGCCCAGATATGGCAAGCTACCCTGGAGACTCCTGGCATGCACTTTCTCAAAATCGACACCGACTGGCACCCGTCAACAGGGCTTGGAAAGTGGTGGCTCAAAGAGCCGATGTTCCTCCACGCAACTGCTGAAGATcacgatgaggatgttgattCCATGGCGCTCGAGGTCAGAAGAGAAGCTCGCCCTACTGCCAAGGTGTATGGTACACTGAAACCTCTCTACCCCACTCCACAAGCCGATATCTCTTATTACACGAATCTCCATCAGCAGCTCACCAAACTTTCCGTTACATGCAACGAAGCTGCCGCTGTAGCCAAGTCTCTTACAAATCGGCCTTCGACTTTCCGCCTTAACACTGGCCGGATCGTTAGTCTCAACGCCCTCTCCGATGTCATCTATCTTGAATACGTCCCACCTGAGGTCTACGAAGACAGCATACGCTTCAACAAGGTTCTGAACTGCTCAGGGCTCGATCAAATTCGAAAGGTCGCGGTCAGATACTGCCACAAATGGTATGAGCAACAATCGCCCAGGCGATGTCCAAACTGCGGCCTAATCCACAGCACTCCTGATAAAGTCAGGTACCCGAAGCACTTGTACAGATTCTTGGCCCAATATCTCCCCAATCTGGAGCAGTTCTTCTTTGTCGATTACCTCATTCTACGTAAATCCGACCTCAATGCTGCCACAGATCGCCACGGGTTTCAGAGCAACTTGAAAG CGAAAGCTGGCACATGCAGGTTCGAGGGCGGGAACAGAAGCTACTTCGAAGCCGATACGCAAGATTGGACCATCAGCTCCCGAGTTCTTCAAGTCAAATCCTGGCTACAAGAGAACTTTGTCAAATACGCCAAGTCGAGCAGCCTGAGCGCCCACAAGAACCCAGAGCAGGTCGAGTTCGGCGTGCTCGCTTGCGAATGGAATGTCGAACCACCATCAGAACCAAAGAAGGCACTAGCGACACCGATtaagaaaggaagaaataaGAGGGCCAATAGCGAGGAGCACACTTTATCAAGGACGATTCGACGAGGCTCGACGCCAACGGTATCACGTCCTGTCGCCGATAGCCTCCCACTCGACGTGGCTATCAATTTCCCGTTCGTTTTCGACGCAGGTGGCAGCAACCAATTTGAATTCACCTTTTCTATGTCCCTATAA